In Bacteroidia bacterium, the sequence TTCTTTCCGAATAGCTGGCTAAAAGATTTAAGCCAATTCTATGTTTGTAGCTCAAATTTGGGATATCGTAAAAAAAGATAGCTGCTTTGGCATAACCATTTGTCAAGCTAATTCCCACTGTTTCATTCCGACCTCTGAAATTTTCAACTCCGCCTGTTATGCCATAAGTAACTCGCTTAAAGCTTTTATGTTGCCACCATATATTTAAGTTTCTATCTCTCAACTCAAAAACAGGTACAGGCCATATATACCACCTTTCTGTAACTATCACATCAATGATAATAAAATTTGTATCGGCAGTGCATTTTTGGTAGCTTACTTTTACTTCGTTGAATAAATCTAAATTGTAAATTCTATTGCGTGCCTTTTGAAGATAAGACTTAATCTCACTTTTGGGTAGACTATCGTTAGGGCGAATGTTGAGCTCTTGTAAAATTACTTTTTCGTGAGTAACTCTGTTCCCTGAAATGTAAATGTTATACACATAATAATAGCCCTCTGCATAAGTTAAGGTTCGCACTACTATCAGTAAACTACTAAAACATACGGCAATCCATTTGTCAAAAAATGTTTTAGCCACTGCAATACAAAGATAAGCATAATTATGCTTAGTTTGAACTTAATCAACTGTGTGCATGAGGTTATTCAAACTTTAACTATTTTTTTGAAAATTTTTGTTTGATTTGTTCAATATTTTGGGCGTACCCTTATATGGAGTTTTTGCCCACAAGGTCCGCGTGCTGCGGGCTATGTGCGGAATGCCCCGACCCTTGCGCAGCAAGGGGCACGCCCAAAAAATTAAAAAGTTAACTATTTAACTATTAACTATGCAACATATCCAAAAATTCCTGTTCGCTAATCATCTTGATGTTTAGCTCTTTTGCCTTCTTAATTTTAGTTTCACCTGGTTCATCCCCTACAATCAAATAAGAAAGATTTTTAGATACCGAAGAAGCTACCTTTCCCCCATTCTGACGTATAACCTTCTCTATCTGCTCACGCGTAAAATTTTTCATAGTACCTGTTGCTAAAAAGGTTAGACCTTGTAGTTTATTAGATATCACACTTTGTTGTACTTGGCTTTCGTCTACACTAAATTGTAGACCTGCTTCTTTAAGTTCTTTAACCAACTGCACATAATACGGATTATGAGCTGCTTCTACCACTGCTTGGGCAATTTTTTCCCCTATTTCATGGACTTGGCTAATCTCTTCTGCCGTAGCGTTGAACAAAGCATCTATGCTCTTAAAATGTTGAGCTAATTTAACGGCTACGGTTTCGCCTACATACCGAATACCCAAAGCAAACAAAACTCGTTCAAAAGGTTGTGATTTACTTTTTTGTATTCCTTCAAGTACGTTTTGAGCTAATTTTTTTCCAAAACGGTCCAATTTAAGCAAGTCTTCTTCGGTAATTTTATACAAATCTGCGGGTGTACGAATTAAACCTGCTTTATAAAATTGTTCTACTTTTTCCTCACCTACTGCTTGAATGTCCATAGCATTACGGCGGACAAAATGCACAATTCTACCTATAATTTGAGGTGGACATTGATAAGCATTCGGACAATAATGGTGCACACCTGTTTCACTTATTTGTAAGGGTGTATTACATTCGGGACAGTTTTTGATAAACTCAAAGGGTTGGCTGTTTTGAGGTCTTTTTTGTAGGTTTACACGTACTACTTTTGGGATAATTTCTCCTCCTTTTTCAATCCATACCGTATCGCCTACACGTATATCTAAGCGTTTTATTTCTTGGGCGTTATGTAGAGTAGCTCTTTTTACAGTAGTTCCTGCTAAATGGACAGGTTTGAGGTTAGCTACGGGCGTAACTACACCTGTTCGCCCTACTTGAAAGCTAATACTTTCTAACACGGTTTCTACTTGTTGTGCCGCATATTTGTATGCAAACGCCCAACGAGGAAACTTACTTGTGTTGCCTAAAATATTTTGTTGTGTATAATCATTTACCTTGACTACAACTCCGTCTGTTTCGTAGTCCAAAGTAAATCGTTTGTTCTCCCATTCTTGAAGGTATTCTTGAACTTCCTGCAAGGAATTACAAAGTCTTACATGAGGATTGACCTTGAAGCCCCACCTTTTAAGCCACTCAAATCCTTCATATTGTGTACGTATATTCAAATGAGGTTCATTATCTTTCAAACGTACATAATAGGGGAAGAAGTCTAATCTACGACGCGCTACTTCACGAGGGTCTTGTAGTTTCAAACTTCCCGAAGCAAAGTTGCGTGGATTTGCATACAGCTCTTCGCCTTGCTCAATCCGTTCTTGGTTAATTTTCTCAAAGTTAGATTTAGAAATGTAGACCTCACCTCTTATTTCTACAAACGTAGGTACTACCTCCCCATGTAATCTTAAAGGAATGGTCTTAATAGTTTTTACATTATTAGTTACAACTTCTCCAATTCTGCCATCTCCACGGGTAGCAGCATAGGACAATTTACCATTTTCATAGACTAAACTAATAGCTAAACCATCAATTTTGAGTTCACAAGTGTATTGGTATGGTTTACCTTCTAGACCTTTTTGGACACGTTCATCAAAATCTACTATGTCTTGAAGCGTGTATGAATTGTCCAAGCTAAGCATTTGGACTTCATGCTCTATGGTAGGAAATTTTTTGGTAATATCAGAACCTACTCGTTGAGTTGGGGAATCAGGTAAAGCAAATTGGGGATACTTTTTTTCAAGTTCTATAAGCTCTTTCAGTAGGGCATCAAATTCTTGGTCGGATATAATGGGATCGTTAAGAACATAGTAGCGATAGTTATGCTCATTAACTAAATCTGTTAGCTCTTGTATTTTTTTTGAATAGCGTGAGTATCCATAGGTGCAAAAATAAAGAAAGCAAATCAGAATAAAAAAATTTTTTCAAGAGTTTGTTTTTTTGGAACGAAGTTATCAATTTTGCAGTCCAAATTTCAGAAGGGAGAAAGTACTACGGAAGAGAATAAAAAAGACAATTCTAAGAATAAAGAATTGTACAGAATCAACGAGGAGATTCAAGCACCTACTGTACGAGTAGTGGGCGAAGGCTTCAACCAAATCATGACCTTAGAAGAAGCGTTAGACTTAGCGCGCCAAGAGGGCTTAGATTTGGTAGAGATAGCGCCTAATGCAGATCCACCTGTCTGCAAAATATCGGATTACTCTAAGCTCAGGTATGAGCAAAAGAAGCGTGAAAAAGAACTCAAAAAGAAGCAGCAGGTAGTAGAAGTGAAGGAAATTCGTTTTGGTCCTAACACGGACGACCATGATTTTGCCTTCAAACTCAAGCACGCTATAGAGTTTATTCAAAAAGGAAATAAGGTCAAGTGTTATGTGCAGTTTCATGGTAGAAGTATCATTTACAAGGAGCGAGGAGAGGAGCTGCTTAGAAGGTTTGCTGAAGAAATGTCAGCTTATGCTAAGATAGAGATTGAACCTAGGCTAGAAGGGAAGCGAATGTTCATGATACTTGTACCTAATAGCAAGAGTAAAAAGTCATAGTTTCATAAAATAAACAAGGATATGCCAAAGTTGAAACAAAATTCGGGAGCTACAAAGCGCTTTTCCTTAACAGGAACAGGAAAAGTAAGACGCAAAAAAGCAAACATGCGCCACCTTTTGACTAAAAAGGCTACTAAGCGCAAGCGACATTTAAGTCAAAAGACCGTA encodes:
- the ligA gene encoding NAD-dependent DNA ligase LigA — translated: MQELTDLVNEHNYRYYVLNDPIISDQEFDALLKELIELEKKYPQFALPDSPTQRVGSDITKKFPTIEHEVQMLSLDNSYTLQDIVDFDERVQKGLEGKPYQYTCELKIDGLAISLVYENGKLSYAATRGDGRIGEVVTNNVKTIKTIPLRLHGEVVPTFVEIRGEVYISKSNFEKINQERIEQGEELYANPRNFASGSLKLQDPREVARRRLDFFPYYVRLKDNEPHLNIRTQYEGFEWLKRWGFKVNPHVRLCNSLQEVQEYLQEWENKRFTLDYETDGVVVKVNDYTQQNILGNTSKFPRWAFAYKYAAQQVETVLESISFQVGRTGVVTPVANLKPVHLAGTTVKRATLHNAQEIKRLDIRVGDTVWIEKGGEIIPKVVRVNLQKRPQNSQPFEFIKNCPECNTPLQISETGVHHYCPNAYQCPPQIIGRIVHFVRRNAMDIQAVGEEKVEQFYKAGLIRTPADLYKITEEDLLKLDRFGKKLAQNVLEGIQKSKSQPFERVLFALGIRYVGETVAVKLAQHFKSIDALFNATAEEISQVHEIGEKIAQAVVEAAHNPYYVQLVKELKEAGLQFSVDESQVQQSVISNKLQGLTFLATGTMKNFTREQIEKVIRQNGGKVASSVSKNLSYLIVGDEPGETKIKKAKELNIKMISEQEFLDMLHS
- the infC gene encoding translation initiation factor IF-3 is translated as MQSKFQKGESTTEENKKDNSKNKELYRINEEIQAPTVRVVGEGFNQIMTLEEALDLARQEGLDLVEIAPNADPPVCKISDYSKLRYEQKKREKELKKKQQVVEVKEIRFGPNTDDHDFAFKLKHAIEFIQKGNKVKCYVQFHGRSIIYKERGEELLRRFAEEMSAYAKIEIEPRLEGKRMFMILVPNSKSKKS
- the rpmI gene encoding 50S ribosomal protein L35; this encodes MPKLKQNSGATKRFSLTGTGKVRRKKANMRHLLTKKATKRKRHLSQKTVVSKADMDRVKRLLLI